From the genome of Impatiens glandulifera chromosome 9, dImpGla2.1, whole genome shotgun sequence, one region includes:
- the LOC124916194 gene encoding uncharacterized protein LOC124916194, which produces MDKIRSWQIQWIIVERRKFYGNLNNIQTDQTFTIHRASSITTATLIIGTPSSSDCSRSVKFPSHIYDLCSHVLISRAITDKQLAKDLELFAHHAGRKSVNMEDVILTETCRH; this is translated from the exons ATGGATAAAATTAGATCGTGGCAAATTCAGTGGATAATAGTGGAGCGTCGAAAATTCTATGGAAACCTAAATAATATACAAACCGACCAGACCTTCACCATACATCGTGCTTCCTCTATCACAACCGCTACTTTGATTATCGGGACTCCATCTTCTTCTGATTGTAGTAGATCGGTCAAGTTTCCCTcacatatatatgatttatgCTCTCACGTTCTGATAAGTAGAGCCATCACTGATA AGCAATTGGCTAAAGATCTTGAATTATTCGCGCATCATGCTGGTCGTAAATCTGTGAATATGGAAGATGTCATCCTTACTG AAACGTGTAGGCATTGA